A window from Vigna angularis cultivar LongXiaoDou No.4 chromosome 7, ASM1680809v1, whole genome shotgun sequence encodes these proteins:
- the LOC108336632 gene encoding transcription initiation factor TFIID subunit 8, with translation MPSVQGFAGASEVDHCLESSDVIREIFHFVNEGEPVVFAHPIPRFPVVKKRVLNPSFLQKGEEPPGDHIPAWLPAFPDPQNYSQSPVVNGRGTEPRAVKFEQERENGKGEWPVLNLKQQMVSNMFDKSALDPADTKAKRIAAEGNPFVAAPLKIEDKEIVSVPLAVKVFNDVVLDYPAVENFVENEPISALETFAPVISNKSPPNPFIPNF, from the coding sequence ATGCCATCGGTGCAGGGATTTGCAGGTGCTTCTGAGGTGGACCATTGCCTTGAAAGTTCAGATGTTATTAgggaaatttttcattttgttaacgAGGGTGAACCGGTTGTGTTTGCGCATCCTATTCCTCGGTTTCCAGTTGTGAAGAAACGGGTGCTTAATCCAAGCTTTTTGCAAAAAGGAGAAGAACCTCCCGGCGATCATATTCCTGCTTGGTTGCCTGCCTTCCCTGATCCACAAAACTATTCACAGTCACCAGTGGTGAATGGAAGGGGTACAGAACCTCGTGCAGTAAAATTTgagcaagaaagagagaatggCAAGGGAGAGTGGCCTGTGTTGAATTTGAAGCAGCAGATGGTCTCAAATATGTTTGACAAGTCTGCCTTGGACCCTGCAGACACTAAGGCAAAAAGAATAGCAGCAGAAGGTAACCCATTCGTTGCCGCTCCTTTGAAAATTGAGGACAAGGAAATTGTATCTGTTCCCCTTGCAGTCAAGGTTTTCAATGATGTGGTTCTCGATTATCCTGCTGTTGAAAATTTCGTTGAAAATGAACCAATTTCAGCTTTGGAGACATTTGCTCCAGTAATCTCCAACAAATCACCCCCAAATCCTTTTAtccccaatttttaa